The sequence ATGTCATTACTAAAAAGCATcacacattataaaatatttagcaaaaaaaTGTAGCCCAGCTTTAGAAATTGTGATCTTTAAATCCCTTGAAAGGTTTTAgagagtaaaataaagaaattaagattGTGGAGGTTcacttttgaaattttcattcAAGCCACACATTTGGACTCTTGTTAATTGCTGCTTTGATGGACTGTGGCACAAGGAGCCAAAGCCTCAGATGGGAGCCAAGGccaggctggaggaggggcagtggggggagtgggaagggccaagagaggcagggagatggagaggaggaggggttgggtgggtggggggagagagtcCTAGAGGGGCCAGAGGACACCTAAAGGTGGGAAAGATGAAGACAGAAGGAGGGGAAGGTGGAGGGCCACCAAACGTACCAGATGTGGTTATGAACACAAGaccattttaatttcttggtATCCCAAGTTCATTCGAAGAGGATCTTACCTTTGATCCTCTCTGCCCCAGCTAAAGCTGCTTGAAAAGATTCACATGCAAACATTTACATATTTCACAAGTCATGGTCAACAGTTTTACCACATTTCGTCCATATACTTAAAATAcactggaaacatttttaaaaattttttattttaattgcatttcgAAGACAAGACAGCATTCCACTCCCAACGCATAACAGTCTTTTTAAACCAAGCCCCTCCTACTGCACTCTTTGTAAAAGAGGAAATGATTGGCTTACCTCGGGCTCTTccctaggaaaaaaattatttcatattttttaaacacagcCACGCCCACCCTCTTGGAACCAGCCCCATGTAGGTTTGGATCCAGACCAGCCTGTAGCAGATTAAGAGGgtttttcccccctcctcccaccatccCCCACCAGGCGAGCTGAGTGTGTGCAGAATACTGAACGCATGTGTGTAGCCCCGACGCCCCAGATACCTGAGTGTCTGGTTTTTCAACCGTAAAGGCGGGAGGGTTTGGCGAACGAATGAGAAGTGAGGAAACGCTTAgcgcaaagggaaaaaagagagaaagacatacAGAAAAAAGGTTATGGAGGCCAGCGAGAGGCGGCCCCCTCTCCCCGCGCCAGCAGCCCCACACACTCCCCGAGATGTCCCACCACCTTCTCCTCCGCATTTTTCGCGCTGCCCGCTGCAGAGCGCCCGCGCACAGGTACCACCAGAGTGTGCAAAACACGGAAAGTTTTTGCCCGCGCCATGGCGCAAAACACAAGACAGCCCGTTCCCCAGTACGAGTACACAGTCGGCGGGTAATCTGGGGGTGCCAGGGATGCGAATTGGGGGACACTTGAGCATATCATGCACAGGCGGACACAATATGGACACCAACACACACCAACGACAAGCTGTCTGAGTCCAAGCAGCAGTGCCAGGCGAGGCGGGGGGCGCACCTTCCCCAACGACCCCAGCCCACCACGGCCCCAACCGGCCTAGCCTGGGGAACCCCGGGGCCCCTCCCCGGCAGTTCCTGGCTCACCTGAAGCCCCCTTCTTTCTTGCCGGCCCCCACCCCAGGACTGGGGGCATCTTACGGTCGCTGACGCTGGCTTGTCCAGCCGGAAACGACCCTCAGTGTTGCTCGGCACCACTTTTCTCCCTGGAGGGCACATACTTCGACCACCCAAGCCCAACCGAGGCCCCCTCCCGCTCCCAGGGCAAAGTTAGGGCCCCTCACTGGAACTTTCTAGCAGTCTCTTCCCGCCTCGGCCTGGACCCCCTCCTCCCGCCGCCAGGCCCTGAGCTCCACCGGGCAGCCCTGCCACCCCCTCCCAGGGTCCCCCGGCGGCCCTGCTCCCCGCGGGCAGAGTCCGCCGCATTACCTAGAAGCAGCAGGCGGTGCGTACACATGTACCCCATCTTTTCCTCCTGGAGTTGTTTGTCGATGAGCTTGCTGCGTTTCTTCTCTGCGCGCTTCTGGGCGCGCTTCTCCAGGGCTTCCTTGCGCATCTGTCTGCGCTTCTCCGCCAGGGGAATCTTCTTGACCTTGGGGCTGTGCGAGGCTTTGGGCTGGGGGCTCTCAGATCGGCCGAAGCAGCCCCCGAAGGCCTGCATGAGGAAGTTGCGGAGCAAGTTGCGCCGGGGCTTTCGGCGGCGGCGATTTCGCCGGGGCTGCAGCCAGCGGCGGCATCCGGAGGTCCCATCGTCGGACTCATCGCTGCTGTGGTCGTCGCTGCTGACCGACCCCTCGTCGTCGTCGCGGCTGCGGCCAGACCTGCCCCGCCAGGCAAATGCGCGAGTAGGCTGCGGAGTAGGCGGATCGGCAGCCTGGATCTCGGGGCTGGGGGGTCTAAGGAAGCGGAGCTTGGGTCGGGCTCCAGACGCAGGGGCGGCAGGGGCTGCCCGGGCGGCAGGAGCAGCTGCCCCGGCGGCTGGAGCGGCTGGGGCGGCTGGGGCGGCTGGGGCGGCTGGAGCGGCTGGAGCGGCTGGAGCGTCAGGGGCGGCTTGGGCTGCCCCGGCGGCTGGAGCGTCAGGGGCGGCTGGGGCTGCCCCGGCGGCTGGAGCGTCAGGGGCGGCTGGGGCTGCCCCGGCGGCTGGAGCGTCAGGGGCGGCTGGGGCTGCCCCGGCGGCTGGAGCGTCAGGGGCGGCTGGGGCTGCCCCGGCGGCTGGAGCGTCAGGGGCGGCTGGGGCTGCCCCGGCGGCGGGAGCGTCAGGGGCGGCAGGAGCGGCTGCCCCGGCGGCTGGAGTGTCAGGGGCAGCCGCGGCTGCCCCGGCGGCTGGAGCAGCAGGCTTGGCCCCGGCGTCCGGGGCTCCGTCCCCCGGAGAGGGGACTTTTCCTCCTTCCGCAGCAGCTGCAGCTGAGCCTCCTTCCATCtcggctgcttctccctcaactgggggtctctctccctctgctcgctctctcttaaCTGGGGCTCGGGAGACCTCGATGGGCGGGCCGTCAAGCGCGATTGGGGGGCTGTCCATGTTGACGGGAGCGTCGTCGACCCCAACGGGGGCGCTGCCAATCTCGAGCGGGGGTCCGGAGATCTCCATCGGGGGGCTGTCGCCCGCGAAGTGTGGAGGAGATCTGACAGCCTCTCGGGATGGGCTGCCGATGGCGGCTGGGACCCAGAGGGGGGGCTCGTTCGCGGCGGGAGCGAGGAGGACCGCACTCGAGACCGCGGCTGCCGCGGACtggccgccgctgccgccgccaaCGCCGTCGATTTGCGGGATAGCTCGGGGGAGCCCAGGGGGTGGGCTGTCGTCCCCAAAGGCTGCTCCATCAAACTCAAATGGCATAGCCTCCTCAGGGGGAGGGCTGCGGTCTCCTCCAAAGCCTGCGTTTGCAGGTCTGAGAGCTTGGGGCTCCTGGGAAGGCGTGCTAAAGACCCCCGCACCTGGGCCTCCTGGAGCGAGGTCTGAGACCTGCAGGAGAGGCTGGCTGCCACCTCCCTGGGCATTCTGCTCAAACTCAAAGGGCATGGCTTCTTCGGGTGGAGGGCTGTAGCCTCCCAGGCCTGGTCTGGCATCACCGAAGGCTCCGGGCTCCATGAGCGCTGGGCCAAAGACCTCCAGGCCTGAACGGGCCCCAGCGGTGTCTCCAGGCTGCTCCGGGGTAGGCCAGAAGCCTCCTGAGCAGGGCTGCTCGACCTCGAAGGGCATGGCTTCCTCAGGAGGTGGGCTGTAGCCTCCATGGGCTCCTGCTTCTTTGATGGCCTCTCCCACGTTCTGGAAGTTGGGCCTGGAGACCTCTGGGGGTCCACAGGCCTCGCCTTCAATCTCGATGGGGACGGGCTCGCTGTGAGGCGGTTCGGTCTCCATCTCTTCGGCTGCGCCAGGCCCAGGACTGGCGGCAGCTGCCCCTGGGGCCTCCAAAGATGGTTGCTCGGGCTGTTCCCCGAGTTCAAGGGGGATATCGCGTTGTCCTGACATATTATTGCCGTCGAGGCAGTTGCGCACGCCCATAACACGGTGGCGGACTCTTAAAATAAACTTGGGGCCCCGTAAGACGGAGCACCCAACCAAACTAgggtgaagaaaaaaatttcc comes from Neovison vison isolate M4711 chromosome 8, ASM_NN_V1, whole genome shotgun sequence and encodes:
- the LOC122915932 gene encoding LOW QUALITY PROTEIN: guanine nucleotide-binding protein G(s) subunit alpha isoforms XLas-like (The sequence of the model RefSeq protein was modified relative to this genomic sequence to represent the inferred CDS: inserted 1 base in 1 codon); translation: MGVRNCLDGNNMSGQRDIPLELGEQPEQPSLEAPGAAAASPGPGAAEEMETEPPHSEPVPIEIEGEACGPPEVSRPNFQNVGEAIKEAGAHGGYSPPPEEAMPFEVEQPCSGGFWPTPEQPGDTAGARSGLEVFGPALMEPGAFGDARPGLGGYSPPPEEAMPFEFEQNAQGGGSQPLLQVSDLAPGGPGAGVFSTPSQEPQALRPANAGFGGDRSPPPEEAMPFEFDGAAFGDDSPPPGLPRAIPQIDGVGGGSGGQSAAAAVSSAVLLAPAANEPPLWVPAAIGSPSREAVRSPPHFAGDSPPMEISGPPLEIGSAPVGVDDAPVNMDSPPIALDGPPIEVSRAPVKRERAEGERPPVEGEAAEMEGGSAAAAAEGGKVPSPGDGAPDAGAKPAAPAAGAAAAAPDTPAAGAAAPAAPDAPAAGAAPAAPDAPAAGAAPAAPDAPAAGAAPAAPDAPAAGAAPAAPDAPAAGAAPAAPDAPAAAAARAAPAAPASGARPKLRFLRPPSPEIQAADPPTPQPTRAFAWRGRSGRSRDDDEGSVSSDDHSSDESDDGTSGCRRWLQPRRNRRRRKPRRNLLRNFLMQAFGGCFGRSESPQPKASHSPKVKKIPLAEKRRQMRKEALEKRAQKRAEKKRSKLIDKQLQEEKMGYMCTHRLLLLGRKVVPSNTEGRFRLDKPASATVRXPPVLGWGPARKKGASGAGESGKSTIVKQMRILHVNGFNGEGGEEDPQAARSNSDGEKATKVQDIKNNLKEAIETIVAAMSNLVPPVELANPENQFRVDYILSVMNVPDFDFPPEFYEHAKALWEDEGVRACYERSNEYQLIDCAQYFLDKIDVIKQADYVPSDQDLLRCRVLTSGIFETKFQVDKVNFHMFDVGGQRDERRKWIQCFNDVTAIIFVVASSSYNMVIREDNQTNRLQEALNLFKSIWNNRWLRTISVILFLNKQDLLAEKVLAGKSKIEDYFPEFARYTTPEDATPEPGEDPRVTRAKYFIRDEFLRISTASGDGRHYCYPHFTCAVDTENIRRVFNDCRDIIQRMHLRQYELL